The Streptomyces sp. Alt3 genome has a segment encoding these proteins:
- a CDS encoding pyridoxamine 5'-phosphate oxidase family protein, with the protein MTPHDAAPSRGERMLQNHLGTGERADAFYDRQVRPHLTAYMGDFISRQSMVFLSTADSRGQCDATFRAGPPGFVAVLDDRTLAYPEYRGNGVMASAGNITENPHIGLLFMDFTRDHIGLHVNGSAQLVGDQELRAVHPWIPTDSAPGRYPVLWTLISVHEAYVHCSKHIPHLEPAPRPLGLARRRPKDADYFTGAPAEAVAAEAGTGRHQHAHGYPSEPSASGSHDR; encoded by the coding sequence GTGACCCCTCACGACGCGGCCCCCTCGCGGGGAGAGCGCATGCTGCAGAACCACCTCGGCACAGGCGAACGCGCCGACGCGTTCTACGACCGGCAGGTACGTCCCCACCTCACCGCGTACATGGGTGACTTCATCAGCCGCCAGTCCATGGTCTTCCTCTCCACCGCCGACTCCCGCGGGCAGTGCGACGCCACCTTCCGCGCCGGGCCCCCGGGATTCGTGGCGGTGCTGGACGACCGCACCCTGGCCTACCCCGAGTACCGCGGGAACGGCGTCATGGCCAGTGCCGGCAACATCACCGAGAACCCCCACATCGGGCTGCTCTTCATGGACTTCACCCGCGACCACATCGGGCTGCACGTGAACGGATCGGCCCAGCTCGTCGGCGACCAGGAACTGCGTGCCGTCCACCCCTGGATACCCACCGACAGCGCTCCCGGACGGTACCCGGTGCTGTGGACACTGATCAGCGTCCACGAAGCGTACGTGCACTGCTCGAAGCACATCCCGCACCTCGAGCCGGCGCCCCGTCCCCTGGGCCTCGCGCGCAGGCGCCCCAAGGACGCCGACTACTTCACCGGCGCCCCCGCGGAGGCCGTGGCGGCCGAGGCCGGCACCGGCCGGCACCAGCACGCCCATGGCTACCCGTCGGAGCCTTCCGCGAGCGGCTCCCACGACCGCTGA
- a CDS encoding anthrone oxygenase family protein: protein MRTLQTAALFASAGGAALMAGLFCAFAYAVMPGLSRSDDQAFVRSMQNINGVIINGWFLIPFLAPLPLLVLATVLAARGDSPGTLPWIAAALVLHGLAFLVTGTRNVPLNEALGKVGKDSTPDQLGSARAAFEAPWARWNIVRAALHTASLGALLPAIHLHGAAVGS, encoded by the coding sequence ATGAGAACTCTGCAGACCGCGGCTCTGTTCGCCTCGGCCGGAGGGGCCGCGCTGATGGCGGGGCTGTTCTGTGCCTTCGCGTACGCCGTCATGCCGGGCCTGTCCCGCTCCGACGACCAGGCCTTCGTACGGAGCATGCAGAACATCAACGGAGTCATCATCAACGGCTGGTTCCTGATCCCCTTCCTGGCGCCCCTGCCCCTGCTCGTCCTGGCGACCGTCCTGGCCGCACGGGGCGACAGCCCGGGGACCCTGCCGTGGATCGCCGCCGCGCTCGTGCTCCACGGGCTGGCGTTCCTCGTCACCGGGACACGTAACGTCCCTCTCAACGAGGCGCTCGGCAAGGTCGGGAAGGACTCGACACCGGACCAACTCGGCTCGGCACGCGCCGCGTTCGAAGCCCCCTGGGCCAGGTGGAACATCGTCCGTGCCGCTCTCCACACGGCGTCCCTGGGGGCGCTGCTGCCGGCGATCCATCTGCATGGCGCGGCGGTGGGTTCCTAG
- a CDS encoding globin domain-containing protein, whose translation MTASPLTDREISLVRTSLTVVAPQATEMTVYFYAILFARYPGVRELFPENMDVQRDRLLRGLLRIIDLVDDVDNLVRFCSRLGRDHRKFGALDAHYPAVGECLVASLARFAGTAWNDEVAAAWTRAYTVAAQVMIDAADDDTRLRPASWDAQIIRHEHRGHGIAEITVLPDQPFPFVAGQYVSVETPWYPRTWRHYSPAHVPRSDHTLTFHVRAVHRGQVSNALVHHAAPGHRVRLGPPQGDMTLAAAGDRDLLFVAGGTGLAPIRALIEEAAVSGMRRYADLFVGARTADELYGLDDMLRLAQRHHWLTVRAAVSHESIPGQQGTLPQVLREFGPWDRHEAFLCGPPDMVTSAVRTLMHQGTPLAHIHHDPLDTPVLTAPLTPPRPDQEIDQL comes from the coding sequence ATGACTGCCTCCCCGCTGACAGACCGGGAGATATCTCTCGTACGAACGAGCCTCACCGTGGTGGCACCACAGGCCACCGAGATGACCGTCTACTTCTACGCCATCCTCTTCGCCCGGTACCCCGGTGTGCGCGAACTGTTTCCGGAGAACATGGACGTTCAGCGTGACCGTCTGCTGCGGGGCCTGCTGCGCATCATCGATCTCGTCGACGACGTCGACAACCTGGTGCGGTTCTGCTCCCGCCTCGGTCGGGACCACCGGAAGTTCGGAGCACTGGACGCCCACTACCCGGCGGTGGGGGAATGCCTGGTGGCCTCTCTGGCCCGGTTCGCGGGAACCGCGTGGAACGACGAGGTCGCCGCCGCCTGGACCCGTGCCTACACCGTGGCCGCCCAGGTGATGATCGACGCCGCTGACGACGACACGCGCCTGCGCCCCGCTTCCTGGGACGCGCAGATCATCAGGCACGAACACCGCGGCCACGGAATCGCCGAGATCACCGTGCTGCCCGACCAGCCGTTCCCGTTCGTCGCCGGCCAGTACGTGAGCGTCGAGACCCCCTGGTACCCCCGCACCTGGCGCCACTACTCCCCTGCCCACGTGCCGCGGTCGGACCACACGCTCACGTTCCACGTCCGGGCCGTCCACCGGGGCCAGGTGAGCAACGCACTCGTGCACCATGCGGCCCCTGGTCACAGGGTGCGGCTGGGACCGCCGCAAGGTGACATGACCCTTGCCGCGGCGGGCGACCGCGATCTGCTGTTCGTGGCGGGCGGGACCGGCCTGGCGCCGATCCGCGCGCTGATCGAGGAAGCCGCCGTCTCCGGAATGCGCCGCTACGCGGACCTGTTCGTCGGAGCCCGGACCGCCGACGAACTGTACGGCCTCGACGACATGCTGCGCCTCGCCCAGCGCCATCACTGGCTGACCGTCAGGGCGGCCGTCTCCCACGAGAGCATCCCCGGCCAGCAGGGGACGCTCCCGCAGGTGCTGCGCGAGTTCGGCCCCTGGGACCGGCACGAGGCCTTCCTGTGCGGTCCGCCCGACATGGTCACCAGCGCCGTGCGCACGCTCATGCACCAAGGCACACCCCTGGCCCACATCCACCACGATCCGCTCGACACACCCGTGCTCACCGCTCCCCTCACACCGCCCCGACCCGACCAGGAGATCGACCAGCTGTGA
- a CDS encoding MFS transporter, which produces MKPTPKRVPFTRRLTIPGGRDGRRMLVVAIIDKVGTGLWSGAATLYFVYVAHLSIAQIGALMGLSGILGVAGPPLAGRLADRFPVTRILVITQLARGAALLALLTTNDYALLVLFSALGALPDRASSVLTKLFAARVAGPDRIRYQAIQRTAVNIGWAVGAAGAAAALTVGTTASYQALLLANVLSYVVIGALTLRCAEPPAPSRVVASPATSSVVTPSDPTTGNGARPTGAGRPASRTGRATPWRDRRYLAFTGSEIWLFLDDSILQVGFPLWIVHATDAPVGLAPLVLVLNSVLVIALQVPLSRFGETRAAARRLLVPIGAAFLTGGVALAASAGPGPWLATAAVLLAAVAFTLAEILHSLSSWELSVALAPGEAQGAYLGAHGLAQSAQRSLGPVVVGAAVSAGPFAWPVLGATLVLACLAQHRLVRPDESGTAGTAGAAGAAGAAPKSVARSRSGHCPKPL; this is translated from the coding sequence ATGAAACCGACGCCGAAACGCGTGCCGTTCACCCGCCGCCTCACGATTCCGGGCGGTCGCGACGGGCGGCGCATGCTGGTGGTGGCGATCATCGACAAGGTGGGCACCGGCCTGTGGAGCGGAGCGGCCACGCTCTACTTCGTCTACGTCGCACACCTGTCGATCGCCCAGATCGGTGCCCTCATGGGCCTGTCCGGCATCCTCGGCGTGGCCGGGCCACCGCTCGCGGGACGGCTGGCCGACCGCTTCCCCGTGACCCGCATCCTGGTCATCACCCAACTTGCCCGCGGCGCGGCACTCCTGGCCCTGCTGACGACGAACGACTATGCGCTGCTTGTGCTGTTCTCGGCGCTGGGGGCCCTGCCCGACCGCGCGTCGAGTGTCCTGACCAAGCTGTTCGCCGCACGCGTCGCCGGTCCCGACCGCATCCGCTACCAGGCGATCCAGCGCACCGCCGTGAACATCGGGTGGGCGGTCGGCGCCGCCGGTGCTGCCGCCGCGCTGACCGTGGGCACCACCGCCTCCTACCAGGCTCTCCTGCTCGCCAACGTCCTCTCGTACGTCGTCATCGGAGCCCTGACACTCCGCTGCGCGGAACCGCCGGCCCCCAGCCGCGTCGTGGCGTCCCCCGCCACCAGCAGCGTCGTGACGCCCTCGGACCCCACCACCGGGAACGGCGCCCGGCCCACCGGAGCGGGGCGTCCCGCCTCCCGGACCGGGCGCGCGACACCCTGGCGGGACCGCCGCTACCTCGCGTTCACCGGCTCGGAGATATGGCTGTTCCTGGACGACAGCATCCTCCAGGTCGGATTCCCGCTGTGGATCGTCCACGCCACCGACGCACCGGTCGGACTCGCACCGCTGGTGCTCGTCCTGAACAGCGTGCTGGTGATCGCCCTCCAGGTCCCCCTGTCACGCTTCGGGGAGACGAGGGCGGCCGCCCGCCGCCTGCTCGTCCCGATCGGCGCGGCGTTCCTGACGGGAGGGGTGGCGCTCGCCGCCTCGGCCGGCCCTGGCCCCTGGCTCGCCACGGCGGCCGTCCTCCTCGCGGCTGTCGCGTTCACGCTCGCGGAGATCCTGCACTCGCTCTCGTCCTGGGAACTCTCCGTGGCACTCGCACCCGGCGAGGCACAGGGTGCCTACCTCGGTGCGCACGGCCTGGCCCAGTCCGCCCAGCGCAGCCTCGGCCCGGTCGTCGTGGGAGCGGCGGTGAGCGCCGGCCCGTTCGCCTGGCCGGTGCTCGGTGCCACGCTCGTACTGGCCTGCTTGGCGCAGCACCGACTCGTCCGGCCGGACGAGTCGGGGACGGCGGGGACGGCGGGGGCAGCGGGGGCAGCGGGGGCAGCACCCAAGAGCGTCGCCAGGTCGAGGAGCGGCCACTGTCCGAAACCACTGTGA
- a CDS encoding YbaK/EbsC family protein encodes MSLLDENGARYRVIDHAPEGRTEEVSRHRGHPVAQGAKCLVVMVKTGKRTKRYFLAVVPGDARVDLPGLKALAEGTYVSFASADRAEELSGSVSGTILPFSFHPDLELVVDPGVLEHEEMFFNAARLDRSLALSTQDYREHLRRVGARIRPIVAVDPEHAAH; translated from the coding sequence ATGTCGCTGCTCGACGAGAACGGCGCCCGCTACCGCGTCATCGACCACGCCCCCGAGGGGCGCACCGAGGAGGTCAGCCGCCACCGGGGGCACCCGGTGGCGCAGGGGGCCAAGTGCCTCGTCGTCATGGTCAAGACGGGCAAGCGCACCAAGCGGTACTTCCTCGCGGTCGTCCCGGGGGACGCCCGCGTCGACCTCCCTGGGTTGAAGGCGCTGGCAGAAGGCACCTATGTGTCGTTCGCCTCCGCGGACAGGGCCGAGGAGTTGTCGGGGAGTGTCAGCGGGACCATTCTGCCGTTCAGCTTCCATCCGGATCTCGAACTCGTCGTGGATCCCGGAGTGCTGGAGCATGAGGAGATGTTCTTCAACGCCGCACGGCTGGACCGCTCCCTGGCTCTGAGCACGCAGGACTACCGGGAGCATCTTCGTCGCGTCGGGGCGCGGATCCGGCCGATCGTGGCGGTGGACCCGGAGCACGCCGCACACTGA
- a CDS encoding SAM-dependent methyltransferase has protein sequence MNAYPLPTPHPTTAHPARVYNVWLGGKDHYQVDQEAAELAAEANPTIVPSVRANRAFLGRAVRHLATTGIRQFLDIGTGIPAADNTHEVAQRAAPESRVVYVDNDPIVLTHARALLVSGPDGQTDYVQADARDVDTILHEASRTLDLDEPVGLMLVAILQYIKDAEDPWDITGRLLDRLAPGSHLVLSHPAADVTAPEVAESMRIYNERAASHASATPRTQAEVERFFEGLEILEPGVVTLTRWRPEASDVPDDTLPMWCAVARKA, from the coding sequence ATGAACGCATACCCGCTGCCCACGCCCCACCCCACGACCGCGCATCCCGCCCGCGTCTACAACGTCTGGCTGGGCGGCAAGGACCACTACCAGGTGGACCAGGAGGCGGCCGAACTCGCCGCGGAGGCCAACCCGACGATCGTGCCGTCGGTCCGGGCCAACCGGGCGTTCCTCGGGCGTGCCGTCCGCCACCTCGCCACGACCGGGATCCGTCAGTTCCTTGACATCGGCACGGGCATCCCCGCCGCGGACAACACCCACGAGGTCGCCCAGCGGGCGGCACCCGAATCGCGTGTCGTCTACGTCGACAACGACCCGATCGTGCTGACCCACGCCCGGGCGCTCCTGGTCAGTGGCCCCGACGGGCAGACCGACTACGTGCAGGCGGACGCGCGGGACGTCGACACGATCCTCCACGAGGCCTCACGCACCCTGGACCTCGACGAACCGGTCGGCCTGATGCTGGTGGCGATCCTCCAGTACATCAAGGACGCCGAGGACCCGTGGGACATCACCGGTCGCCTGCTGGACCGCCTCGCCCCCGGCAGTCATCTCGTCCTCTCGCACCCGGCGGCCGATGTCACGGCCCCCGAGGTCGCCGAGTCCATGCGGATCTACAACGAGCGCGCTGCCAGCCACGCCTCGGCCACCCCGCGTACCCAGGCGGAGGTGGAACGCTTCTTCGAGGGGCTGGAGATCCTCGAACCGGGTGTGGTCACCCTGACGCGCTGGCGGCCCGAAGCATCCGACGTCCCGGACGACACCCTGCCCATGTGGTGTGCCGTCGCCCGCAAGGCCTGA
- a CDS encoding SMI1/KNR4 family protein has protein sequence MSRTGRAPTTTDWTAEARRIARGRRAGEVGSAPSRQGAGAAAPLSESEIREAEAELGIAFPDEYRAYLRRQDVGGAVNRLCRSTEGWGWHGDPDTNYDLLTTAFPHPDSYRAHEDELIGREPLTQDFPEHDAYQAAFEQWDAEYEVFQERRTAGAVFIQDNGCGFSTLLVVTGPHRGSPWFDGRATCDQILPLDLGGQPVSFTDWLARRSMDLLGW, from the coding sequence ATGTCCCGGACCGGCCGCGCCCCTACGACCACCGACTGGACCGCGGAAGCGCGACGCATCGCCCGCGGGAGGCGCGCCGGCGAGGTCGGCTCCGCCCCCTCGCGGCAGGGGGCCGGCGCCGCGGCTCCGCTGTCCGAATCGGAGATCCGTGAAGCGGAGGCGGAGCTGGGCATCGCCTTCCCTGACGAGTACCGCGCGTACCTGCGCCGGCAGGACGTCGGCGGCGCGGTGAACCGTCTGTGCCGGTCCACGGAGGGCTGGGGCTGGCACGGTGACCCGGACACCAACTACGACCTGCTCACCACCGCTTTCCCTCATCCTGACTCCTACCGTGCTCACGAGGACGAACTGATCGGGCGAGAGCCGCTGACGCAGGACTTCCCGGAACACGACGCCTATCAGGCGGCGTTCGAGCAGTGGGATGCCGAGTACGAGGTCTTCCAGGAGCGCAGGACCGCCGGCGCCGTGTTCATCCAGGACAACGGCTGTGGTTTCTCCACCCTGCTCGTTGTCACCGGCCCGCACCGGGGCTCGCCGTGGTTCGACGGCCGGGCCACCTGCGACCAGATCCTGCCTCTGGACCTGGGGGGTCAGCCCGTGTCCTTCACGGACTGGCTCGCTCGAAGGTCCATGGACCTGCTCGGCTGGTGA
- a CDS encoding septum formation family protein has protein sequence MFFGVTSRSARGISAAVALLAIGAVGCADAIDSAKAGAKKAVRTRSVFSLAPGDCYNPNSGATKSEEFSVEIVPCEEAHEGQVVAEFDIEGESEYPGEAGATAIADKQCPAESQKFVPDTWAIPEGVGLFYYYPTSESWKTGDRAVSCSYSKESGTFSGSLQNKSLTADQATYLKGSNAVYDALWNNQPEAEQPEDDLAAYKKQAKAVSEALNTHLTALKGVEQPQTVKLRSQLTETAKAWKDAASAGDVDAFYIAYDLGFTGIDPTKTVAARKELKLATTVPADDAEVWAS, from the coding sequence ATGTTTTTCGGTGTCACGTCCCGTTCAGCTCGCGGCATATCCGCCGCAGTCGCCCTTCTCGCGATCGGCGCGGTGGGCTGCGCCGACGCGATCGACAGCGCCAAGGCCGGCGCCAAGAAGGCCGTTCGCACGCGGTCGGTCTTCTCCCTCGCCCCTGGCGACTGCTACAACCCGAACAGCGGGGCGACCAAGAGCGAGGAGTTCAGCGTCGAGATCGTGCCCTGCGAGGAAGCACACGAGGGCCAGGTCGTCGCCGAGTTCGACATCGAGGGAGAGTCGGAGTATCCCGGCGAGGCCGGGGCGACGGCGATAGCCGACAAGCAGTGCCCGGCGGAGTCGCAGAAGTTCGTCCCCGACACCTGGGCGATCCCCGAGGGCGTCGGCCTCTTCTACTACTACCCCACCAGCGAGAGCTGGAAGACCGGCGACCGGGCCGTGAGCTGCTCGTACTCCAAGGAATCAGGCACCTTCTCGGGCTCGCTCCAGAACAAGTCCCTGACCGCGGACCAGGCCACGTACCTCAAGGGCTCGAACGCCGTCTACGACGCGCTCTGGAACAACCAGCCCGAGGCCGAGCAGCCCGAGGACGACCTGGCGGCCTACAAGAAGCAGGCCAAGGCCGTCTCCGAGGCCCTGAACACCCACCTGACCGCCCTGAAGGGCGTGGAGCAGCCTCAGACCGTCAAGCTCCGCTCCCAGCTGACGGAGACGGCGAAGGCATGGAAGGACGCCGCTTCGGCCGGTGACGTGGACGCCTTCTACATCGCCTACGACCTGGGCTTCACCGGCATCGACCCGACCAAGACGGTCGCCGCCCGCAAGGAGCTGAAGCTCGCCACCACCGTGCCGGCCGACGACGCCGAGGTCTGGGCGAGCTGA
- a CDS encoding GNAT family N-acetyltransferase yields MPTMPSRVELCPLTLADQEEFCSLVRASAELHSPWMRLPRTGEELRNWMQRFGDGTNLGFVIRVVETGELAGMVDIDSIIRGRYQGASLGYAAFAPSAGQGHMTEGLTAVLRHAFGDLRLHRLEAHIQPANKASLALVRRLGFRHEGISTDYLYIDGAWRDHERWSMTAPSTWTPDPSLPEV; encoded by the coding sequence ATGCCCACCATGCCGTCACGAGTCGAACTGTGCCCGCTCACCCTCGCCGACCAGGAAGAGTTCTGCTCGCTCGTGCGGGCCAGCGCCGAGCTCCACTCGCCATGGATGAGACTGCCGCGGACGGGCGAGGAGCTCCGGAACTGGATGCAGCGCTTCGGCGACGGCACGAACCTGGGCTTCGTGATCCGCGTCGTGGAGACCGGTGAGCTCGCCGGCATGGTCGACATCGACTCCATCATCCGGGGCCGCTACCAGGGTGCGTCCCTCGGCTACGCGGCCTTCGCTCCGTCCGCAGGGCAGGGACACATGACCGAAGGGCTCACCGCCGTTCTGCGGCACGCCTTCGGCGACCTGCGGCTTCACCGGCTGGAGGCGCACATCCAGCCGGCGAACAAGGCGTCCCTGGCCCTGGTCCGGCGTCTGGGGTTCCGTCACGAAGGCATCTCGACCGACTACCTCTACATCGACGGAGCCTGGCGCGACCACGAACGCTGGTCCATGACCGCACCGTCAACTTGGACGCCCGACCCCTCTCTGCCCGAGGTCTGA
- a CDS encoding VOC family protein, which translates to MPHTQQRDPQSGQQGVDVVQLDHHAVYATDRSLSAEFIAAVLGLEVGTPFGPFLPVDLGNGVTLDYYELRDEPVQSQHYAFLVPDAQFDTMIARLRALGVTYYADPHHTEPGRTNHLFGGQGAYFEDPDGHNMEIMTRPYARPR; encoded by the coding sequence ATGCCCCATACACAGCAGCGGGACCCGCAGTCGGGCCAGCAGGGCGTCGACGTGGTCCAGTTGGACCACCACGCCGTCTACGCCACCGACCGCAGCCTGTCGGCCGAGTTCATCGCCGCGGTCCTGGGCCTGGAGGTCGGCACCCCGTTCGGACCGTTCCTGCCCGTCGATCTGGGCAACGGCGTGACGCTCGACTACTACGAACTGCGGGACGAGCCGGTGCAGTCGCAGCACTACGCCTTCCTCGTCCCCGACGCGCAGTTCGACACCATGATCGCCCGGCTTCGGGCGCTCGGGGTCACCTACTACGCCGACCCCCACCACACCGAACCCGGCCGGACCAACCACCTCTTCGGGGGCCAGGGCGCCTACTTCGAGGACCCGGACGGCCACAACATGGAGATCATGACCCGGCCCTACGCCCGCCCGAGGTAG
- a CDS encoding alpha/beta fold hydrolase, with translation MAGAPARGRQAEQSVELSHRIIHGYRRAYRMAGEGPAVLLIHGIGDSSATWAELIPELARHHTVIAPDLLGHGDSDKPRGDYSVAGYANGIRDLLGVLGIERATLVGHSLGGGVAMQFAYQYPERTDRLILVSAGGVGREVNPVLRAVSLPGADLVLSTLRLPGMRGQVGLFTRLIKLLDTDLGQDAGELLDLVDALPDTTSRSAFISTLRAVVDWRGQAVTMLDRCYLAQGMPTLLLWGSRDSIVPVRHAHGAHAAMPGSRLEIFEGAGHFPFHSDPVRFRALVEDFIRTTAPADWSQEHWRELLRAGRPDGGDGAPGPESGPASVRAGDRHMPETGERSVT, from the coding sequence GTGGCCGGCGCACCAGCACGCGGACGACAGGCCGAGCAGAGCGTGGAACTGTCCCACAGGATCATCCACGGCTACCGCCGCGCCTACAGGATGGCCGGGGAGGGGCCCGCCGTCCTGCTCATCCACGGTATCGGCGACTCCTCCGCGACCTGGGCCGAGCTGATCCCCGAGCTGGCCCGCCACCACACCGTGATCGCCCCTGACCTGCTCGGTCACGGAGACTCCGACAAGCCCCGGGGTGACTACTCGGTGGCCGGCTACGCGAACGGCATCCGGGACCTGCTGGGAGTCCTCGGCATCGAACGCGCCACCCTGGTCGGCCATTCGCTCGGCGGCGGTGTCGCCATGCAGTTCGCCTACCAGTACCCCGAACGCACCGACCGGCTCATCCTGGTGAGCGCGGGAGGCGTCGGGCGGGAGGTCAACCCCGTCCTGAGAGCGGTGTCCCTCCCGGGCGCCGACCTCGTGCTGTCCACCCTGCGCCTGCCCGGAATGCGCGGTCAGGTCGGCCTCTTCACCCGGCTGATCAAGCTCCTCGACACCGACCTCGGCCAGGACGCGGGCGAACTGCTCGACCTCGTCGACGCCCTGCCCGACACCACCTCCCGGAGCGCCTTCATCAGCACGCTGAGGGCGGTGGTCGACTGGCGCGGCCAGGCGGTCACGATGCTGGACCGCTGCTACCTGGCCCAGGGCATGCCCACCCTCCTGCTCTGGGGCTCACGGGACAGCATCGTCCCGGTCCGCCATGCCCACGGAGCCCACGCGGCCATGCCCGGCAGCCGCCTGGAGATCTTCGAAGGGGCGGGACACTTCCCCTTCCACAGTGACCCCGTCCGGTTCCGTGCCCTGGTCGAGGACTTCATCCGCACCACGGCCCCGGCCGACTGGAGTCAGGAACACTGGCGCGAACTCCTACGCGCCGGCCGGCCGGACGGCGGTGACGGTGCGCCCGGCCCCGAGTCCGGCCCCGCGTCCGTCCGCGCTGGGGACCGTCACATGCCGGAGACGGGTGAACGCAGCGTCACCTGA
- a CDS encoding N-formylglutamate amidohydrolase: protein MTPPEPSPFQLLSGAPGSPVLLHVPHSSRVVPPGVRDGIVLDDGALEAELDHITDSHTAELAARTAGLCSVAPWRFVNGLSRLVVDPERFPDEREEMLAAGMGAVYTRTTHGDRLRLPGAQPEPLLDRYFHPYARAMTEAVDDRLAAAGRAVVVDVHSYPSTALPYELHGTGPRPPVCLGTDGFHTPPELLALAEAAFSGFGGTGLDSPFSGTYVPLKHYGTDRRVGALMIEIRRDLYMTEPGGPAGPGLDPLASALAGLVDGLTGL, encoded by the coding sequence ATGACGCCCCCGGAGCCTTCCCCCTTCCAGCTGCTGTCCGGCGCCCCCGGATCACCGGTACTGCTGCACGTGCCGCACTCCTCCCGGGTCGTGCCGCCTGGGGTGCGCGACGGCATCGTGCTCGACGACGGTGCGCTGGAGGCCGAACTCGACCACATCACGGACTCCCACACGGCCGAGCTGGCCGCGAGGACGGCCGGCCTCTGTTCCGTGGCCCCCTGGCGCTTCGTCAACGGCCTGTCACGACTGGTCGTGGACCCCGAGCGGTTCCCCGACGAGCGGGAGGAGATGCTGGCCGCCGGCATGGGTGCGGTCTACACCCGCACCACGCACGGGGATCGGCTCCGCCTGCCCGGTGCGCAGCCGGAGCCGTTGCTCGACCGCTACTTCCACCCCTACGCCCGTGCCATGACCGAGGCGGTCGACGACCGGCTCGCCGCCGCGGGACGCGCCGTCGTCGTCGACGTCCACTCCTATCCGTCGACCGCGCTCCCCTACGAACTGCACGGCACCGGCCCACGCCCCCCGGTCTGTCTGGGCACCGACGGCTTCCACACCCCGCCGGAGCTACTGGCCCTGGCCGAGGCCGCGTTCTCCGGATTCGGCGGCACCGGGCTGGACAGCCCCTTCTCCGGCACCTACGTGCCGTTGAAGCACTACGGGACGGACCGGCGGGTGGGCGCGCTGATGATCGAGATCAGGCGCGATCTGTACATGACCGAGCCCGGCGGCCCGGCCGGCCCGGGGCTCGACCCGCTCGCCTCCGCACTGGCCGGGCTGGTGGACGGGCTCACCGGCCTGTGA